Proteins encoded in a region of the Methylobacterium radiotolerans JCM 2831 genome:
- the ruvX gene encoding Holliday junction resolvase RuvX, with protein MNFDAIRAFAAESRGGARLIGIDLGTKTIGLALSDLGRQIATPLETIRRVKFTPDAQRLAALCRQHAVGGLVVGLPLNMDGSEGPRVQSTRAFMRNLAPILPLPHVFFDERLSTAVVTRALIEADASRARRGQLVDKLAAAYILQGCLDVMRNLADADADDDTEDGSLSR; from the coding sequence ATGAACTTCGACGCGATCCGCGCCTTCGCGGCCGAATCCCGCGGCGGCGCCCGCCTGATCGGCATCGATCTCGGCACCAAAACGATCGGGCTCGCCCTGTCGGATCTCGGCCGCCAGATCGCGACACCGCTTGAGACCATCCGCCGGGTGAAGTTCACCCCCGACGCGCAGCGGCTCGCCGCCCTGTGCCGGCAGCACGCGGTCGGCGGCCTCGTGGTCGGACTGCCGCTCAACATGGACGGCAGTGAGGGGCCGCGGGTGCAGTCGACCCGCGCCTTCATGCGCAACCTCGCGCCGATCCTCCCCCTGCCCCACGTCTTCTTCGACGAGCGCCTCTCGACCGCCGTGGTCACCCGCGCGCTGATCGAGGCCGACGCCTCGCGGGCGCGGCGCGGCCAGCTCGTCGACAAGCTCGCCGCCGCCTACATCCTCCAGGGCTGCCTCGACGTCATGCGCAACCTCGCGGACGCCGACGCGGACGACGACACCGAGGACGGGTCCCTCAGCCGCTGA
- the gatA gene encoding Asp-tRNA(Asn)/Glu-tRNA(Gln) amidotransferase subunit GatA has translation MDPNELTLAEARDALKAKRISARELTQAHLDAMAQARVLNAYIRETPDRALTMAEASDRKIASGEARPLEGIPLGIKDLFCTHGVTTTAGSKILETFEPHYESAVSANLWRDGAVMLGKLNLDEFAMGSSNETSAYGNVISPWRRAGSDAPIVPGGSSGGSAAAVAARLCLGATATDTGGSIRQPAAFTGTVGIKPTYGRCSRWGTVAFASSLDQAGPIARTVRDCAILLGSMAGSDARDTTCADLAVPDFEAAVSRGVKGLTIGIPKEYRVDGMPAEIQKLWDEGAAWLKAAGATIKEISLPHTSYALPAYYIVAPAEASSNLARYDGVRYGLRVPGKDIAGMYENTRAAGFGREVKRRIMIGTYVLSAGYYDAYYVRAQKIRTLIKRDFEAAYASGVDAILTPATPSAAFGIGEKASADPVEMYLNDVFTVTVNMAGLPGIAVPAGLDGQGLPLGLQLIGRPFDEETLFAVAQVIEDSAGRTVLPEPWWS, from the coding sequence GTGGATCCGAACGAACTTACCCTGGCCGAAGCGCGCGACGCCCTCAAGGCGAAGCGGATCTCGGCCCGCGAGCTGACCCAGGCGCATCTCGACGCCATGGCGCAGGCCCGGGTCCTGAACGCGTATATCCGGGAGACCCCGGACCGGGCCCTGACGATGGCCGAGGCCTCCGACCGGAAGATCGCGTCCGGCGAGGCGCGGCCGCTCGAGGGCATTCCCCTCGGCATCAAGGACCTGTTCTGCACGCACGGCGTGACGACCACGGCGGGGTCCAAGATCCTCGAGACCTTCGAGCCGCACTACGAATCGGCCGTGTCCGCCAATCTGTGGCGCGACGGCGCCGTGATGCTCGGCAAACTGAACCTCGACGAGTTCGCCATGGGCTCGTCCAACGAGACCAGCGCCTACGGCAACGTGATCTCGCCCTGGCGGCGCGCGGGATCGGACGCACCGATCGTGCCCGGCGGCTCCTCCGGCGGCTCCGCCGCGGCGGTCGCCGCGCGGCTCTGCCTCGGCGCCACCGCGACCGATACCGGTGGCTCCATCCGGCAGCCCGCCGCCTTCACGGGCACTGTGGGGATCAAGCCGACCTACGGGCGCTGCTCGCGCTGGGGCACGGTGGCCTTCGCCTCCTCCCTCGACCAAGCGGGCCCGATCGCCCGGACGGTGCGCGACTGCGCCATCCTCCTCGGATCCATGGCGGGCTCCGATGCCCGGGACACGACGTGCGCCGACCTCGCGGTACCCGATTTCGAGGCCGCGGTGTCGCGGGGCGTGAAGGGCCTGACCATCGGCATCCCCAAGGAATACCGGGTCGACGGGATGCCCGCCGAGATCCAGAAGCTCTGGGACGAGGGGGCTGCGTGGCTGAAGGCGGCCGGCGCGACGATCAAGGAGATCTCGCTGCCGCACACCTCCTACGCGCTGCCGGCCTACTACATCGTGGCCCCGGCCGAGGCCTCCTCGAACCTCGCCCGCTACGACGGCGTCCGCTACGGCCTGCGCGTGCCCGGCAAGGACATCGCCGGGATGTACGAGAACACCCGCGCCGCCGGCTTCGGCCGCGAGGTGAAGCGGCGGATCATGATCGGCACCTACGTGCTCTCGGCCGGCTACTACGACGCCTACTATGTCCGCGCGCAGAAGATCCGCACGCTGATCAAGCGCGACTTCGAGGCCGCCTACGCGTCCGGCGTCGACGCGATCCTGACGCCGGCGACGCCGTCGGCCGCTTTCGGCATCGGCGAGAAGGCCTCGGCCGACCCGGTGGAGATGTACCTCAACGACGTGTTCACCGTGACGGTGAACATGGCCGGGCTTCCCGGCATCGCCGTGCCGGCCGGCCTCGACGGACAGGGCCTGCCGCTGGGCCTGCAACTCATCGGCCGGCCCTTCGATGAGGAGACGCTGTTCGCGGTCGCGCAGGTGATCGAGGACTCCGCCGGCCGGACGGTCCTTCCCGAGCCGTGGTGGTCATGA
- a CDS encoding FUSC family protein — protein sequence MAEAPAASAADRRAEPFVDRVVAFLDAWVPKPAAWAFALRIWIAMMLALAAAFWLQLDSASSAATCVAILAQPKRGQAISKAVYRLLGTLIGAVVALVFMALFGQDRVLLLLSFTVWLGLCVFVAQFLQDTRAYGAMLSGYTVAIIALGQIDEPQGTFDAAVSRVAVIVLGIVVITFINDALASPSTWRALLPQLREAWDETRGYARETLAVGDLGATRTAALIRAIAPMRADASAIAGELDDGRYRAAGARSCIAALYVMAAAIRSLGAAAAGLRNPSPAVAEAMAICRRVADAPDPDALDRDDERLRDLIDAAIRDGTRPLDEVVVLQRALDFVCAATFAQDGIRAVADGHRPLRDAALPTHRDFPVAVRGALRVALSFAVTAATFVALGLPQASFALVQVAATAALSSVTPDPKKFANGVVIGMTLAATFAGIARFALLNGVQGFPMLAMVMAPVIFLGCFLSLNPKTFGIGFIVIVFFPVLLGPSNPQSYDALTFLLNAFLVVVAAVILSIVVRLILPITPAQQRVFALDSARRALADALVGQGGDATTRTSLNADRLFQFANYSSGSGAVRRANLHHAFALARLEAAAARAHAELRRLWSIGALRGAIPRARDALAAGDDRGLETAARELIRAASGQDRAVRLTTARAASDLVTASRTITRHRRFLHRLDVALF from the coding sequence ATGGCTGAGGCCCCCGCCGCATCCGCCGCGGATCGCCGCGCCGAACCGTTCGTCGACCGCGTCGTGGCGTTCCTCGATGCCTGGGTGCCGAAGCCGGCCGCCTGGGCCTTCGCGCTGCGGATCTGGATCGCCATGATGCTGGCACTGGCCGCCGCCTTCTGGCTCCAGCTCGACAGCGCCTCGTCCGCCGCCACCTGCGTGGCGATCCTCGCCCAGCCCAAGCGCGGGCAGGCGATCTCGAAGGCGGTCTACCGCCTCCTCGGTACGCTGATCGGCGCCGTGGTGGCGCTCGTCTTCATGGCCCTGTTCGGCCAGGACCGGGTGCTGCTGCTCCTCAGCTTCACCGTGTGGCTCGGCCTCTGCGTCTTCGTCGCCCAGTTCCTGCAAGACACGCGGGCCTACGGCGCGATGCTGTCCGGCTACACCGTGGCGATCATCGCGCTGGGTCAGATCGACGAGCCGCAGGGCACCTTCGACGCCGCCGTGTCCCGCGTCGCCGTGATCGTGCTCGGCATCGTCGTGATCACCTTCATCAACGACGCCCTCGCCTCGCCGAGCACGTGGCGGGCCCTGCTGCCGCAATTGCGCGAAGCCTGGGACGAGACGCGCGGCTACGCCCGCGAGACGCTGGCGGTGGGCGACCTCGGCGCCACGCGCACCGCCGCGCTGATCCGCGCCATCGCGCCGATGCGGGCCGATGCCAGCGCCATCGCGGGCGAACTGGACGACGGCCGGTACCGCGCGGCCGGCGCGCGCAGCTGCATCGCCGCGCTCTACGTGATGGCGGCCGCGATCCGCAGCCTCGGGGCCGCGGCGGCCGGCCTGCGCAACCCGAGCCCGGCCGTCGCGGAGGCGATGGCGATCTGCCGGCGGGTGGCCGACGCACCGGATCCCGACGCCCTCGACCGCGACGACGAGCGCCTGCGCGACCTGATCGACGCGGCCATCCGCGACGGGACCCGCCCCCTCGACGAGGTGGTGGTGCTTCAGCGCGCCCTCGACTTCGTCTGCGCCGCGACCTTCGCGCAGGACGGCATTCGTGCCGTCGCCGACGGCCACCGGCCGCTGCGCGACGCCGCGCTGCCGACCCATCGCGACTTCCCGGTCGCCGTGCGCGGTGCCCTGCGGGTCGCCCTGAGCTTCGCGGTGACCGCCGCCACCTTCGTGGCGCTCGGCCTGCCGCAGGCCTCCTTCGCGCTGGTCCAAGTGGCCGCCACCGCGGCGCTCTCGTCGGTCACGCCGGATCCGAAGAAGTTCGCCAACGGGGTCGTCATCGGGATGACCCTTGCCGCCACCTTCGCGGGCATCGCCCGGTTCGCGCTCCTCAACGGTGTCCAGGGCTTCCCGATGCTGGCCATGGTGATGGCCCCCGTGATCTTCCTCGGCTGCTTCCTGTCGCTGAACCCGAAGACCTTCGGCATCGGCTTCATCGTGATCGTCTTCTTCCCCGTGCTGCTCGGGCCCTCGAATCCCCAGTCGTACGATGCGCTGACCTTCCTCCTGAACGCCTTCCTGGTGGTCGTCGCGGCCGTGATCCTGTCGATCGTCGTCCGCCTCATCCTGCCGATCACGCCCGCCCAGCAGCGGGTCTTCGCCCTGGATTCGGCGCGGCGCGCGCTCGCCGACGCCCTCGTCGGCCAGGGGGGCGACGCCACCACCCGCACCAGCCTGAACGCCGACCGGCTGTTCCAGTTCGCGAATTACAGCTCGGGGAGCGGCGCCGTGCGGCGGGCGAACCTGCACCACGCCTTCGCCCTCGCCCGGCTGGAGGCCGCCGCCGCCCGCGCCCACGCGGAGCTGCGCCGCCTCTGGTCGATCGGGGCCCTGCGCGGCGCGATCCCGCGGGCGCGGGACGCCCTGGCGGCCGGCGACGATCGCGGCCTCGAGACGGCGGCGCGCGAGCTGATCCGCGCCGCGTCCGGCCAGGACCGGGCGGTGCGGCTGACGACGGCCCGCGCCGCCAGCGACCTCGTCACAGCGTCGCGAACCATCACCCGCCACCGGCGATTCCTCCATCGCCTCGACGTCGCGCTATTCTGA
- the gatB gene encoding Asp-tRNA(Asn)/Glu-tRNA(Gln) amidotransferase subunit GatB: MNAPVDPKKLIKGGLHDWEVIVGMEIHAQVSSRAKLFSGASTEFGAEPNDHVSLVDAAMPGMLPVINAECVAQAVRTGLGLKAKINLRSVFDRKNYFYPDLPQGYQISQYKDPIVGEGEVLVDLADGASITVGIERLHLEQDAGKSLHDQDPTRSFVDLNRSGVALMEIVSRPDLRSSEEAKAYVTKLRTILRYLGTCDGDMEKGSLRADVNVSVRRPGEPLGTRCEIKNVNSIRFIGQAIETEARRQIAILEDGGTIDQETRLFDPTKGETRSMRSKEEAHDYRYFPDPDLLPLEFDQAYVDALAEGLPELPDAKKARFVSAFGLSPYDAGVLVAERASADYYEAVAKGRDGKAAANWVINELFGRLNKEGLSIEATPVSADQLGTIIDLIGEGVISGKIAKDLFEIVWTEGGDPRVVVESRGMKQVTDTGAIEAAVDQIIAANPDKVAQAKEKPTLLGWFVGQTMKATGGKANPAAVNALLKAKLGIE; encoded by the coding sequence ATGAACGCACCCGTCGACCCCAAGAAGCTGATCAAGGGCGGCCTCCACGACTGGGAGGTGATCGTCGGCATGGAGATCCACGCCCAGGTGTCCAGCCGGGCGAAGCTGTTCTCCGGCGCCTCGACGGAGTTCGGGGCCGAGCCGAACGACCACGTCTCGCTGGTCGATGCCGCGATGCCCGGGATGCTGCCGGTGATCAACGCCGAGTGCGTCGCCCAGGCGGTGCGCACCGGCCTCGGCCTGAAGGCCAAGATCAACCTGCGCTCCGTGTTCGACCGGAAGAACTACTTCTACCCGGACCTGCCGCAGGGCTACCAGATCTCGCAGTACAAGGACCCGATCGTCGGCGAGGGCGAGGTCCTGGTCGACTTGGCCGACGGCGCGTCGATCACCGTGGGCATCGAGCGCCTGCACCTCGAGCAGGATGCCGGCAAGTCGCTGCACGACCAGGATCCGACCCGGAGCTTCGTCGACCTCAACCGGTCGGGCGTGGCGCTGATGGAGATCGTTTCCCGGCCCGACCTGCGCTCCTCCGAGGAGGCGAAGGCCTACGTCACCAAGCTGCGCACGATCCTGCGGTATCTCGGCACCTGCGACGGTGACATGGAAAAGGGCTCGCTCCGCGCCGACGTGAACGTGTCGGTGCGCCGCCCCGGCGAGCCGCTGGGTACGCGCTGCGAGATCAAGAACGTCAACTCGATCCGCTTCATCGGGCAGGCGATCGAGACCGAGGCGCGGCGCCAGATCGCCATCCTCGAGGACGGCGGCACGATCGACCAGGAGACGCGCCTGTTCGACCCGACTAAGGGCGAGACGCGCTCGATGCGCTCCAAGGAGGAGGCGCACGACTACCGCTACTTCCCCGATCCGGATCTGCTGCCGCTCGAATTCGACCAGGCCTACGTCGACGCCCTGGCCGAGGGGCTGCCCGAGCTGCCGGACGCCAAGAAGGCGCGGTTCGTCTCGGCGTTCGGCCTCTCGCCCTACGATGCCGGCGTGCTGGTCGCCGAGCGCGCCTCCGCCGACTACTACGAGGCGGTGGCCAAGGGCCGGGACGGCAAGGCCGCGGCCAACTGGGTGATCAACGAGCTGTTCGGGCGCCTCAACAAGGAGGGCCTGTCCATCGAAGCGACCCCGGTCTCGGCGGATCAGCTCGGCACGATCATCGACCTGATCGGCGAGGGCGTGATCTCCGGCAAGATCGCCAAGGACCTGTTCGAGATCGTCTGGACCGAGGGCGGCGACCCGCGCGTCGTCGTCGAGAGCCGCGGCATGAAGCAGGTGACCGACACGGGCGCCATCGAGGCGGCGGTGGACCAGATCATCGCGGCCAATCCCGACAAGGTCGCGCAGGCCAAGGAGAAGCCGACCCTGCTCGGGTGGTTCGTCGGTCAGACCATGAAGGCCACCGGCGGCAAGGCGAACCCCGCGGCGGTGAACGCGCTGCTCAAGGCGAAGCTCGGGATCGAGTGA
- the dprA gene encoding DNA-processing protein DprA → MQLTEAQRLDWLRLIRTEGVGPRTFRRLVNRFGGAAAALEALPELTGRQGRRVVPPTRGEAEAEVAALTRLGGRLVATGEAEYPRLLAQVDAAPPLLALRGAPILNRPAAALVGSRNASSAGLAFTERLARGLGEAGLTVVSGLARGIDARAHKASLRTGTVAVMAGGQDRIYPASHAALVEAILAEGGAVLAEMPMGWEPRGRDFPRRNRIISGLSYGTVVVEAARRSGSLITARYALEQNREVFAVPGSPLDPRAEGTNDLIRQGATLVAEVSHVLEVLGPIIERGPDAEATPARARPDLAEQPDFWDEIALDADDAPLNPLPQRRAGASAPCPARDDRPPEPQDDRARIVALLGPSPVGTDELARSAGVGARIVQSVLLELELDGRIERHGSGTVSLISG, encoded by the coding sequence ATGCAGCTCACCGAGGCCCAGCGGCTCGACTGGCTGCGACTGATCCGGACCGAGGGCGTCGGCCCCCGCACCTTCCGGAGGCTCGTGAACCGGTTCGGCGGCGCGGCCGCCGCCCTCGAGGCCCTGCCGGAGCTCACCGGCCGCCAGGGACGGCGGGTCGTGCCACCCACCCGCGGCGAAGCCGAGGCCGAAGTCGCGGCCTTGACGCGACTCGGCGGCCGGCTGGTCGCCACCGGCGAGGCGGAGTACCCGCGGCTCCTCGCCCAGGTCGACGCCGCGCCGCCCCTCCTGGCCCTGCGCGGCGCACCGATCCTCAACCGGCCCGCCGCCGCCCTCGTCGGCTCGCGGAACGCCTCATCGGCGGGGCTCGCCTTCACGGAGCGCCTCGCCCGCGGTCTCGGCGAAGCCGGCCTGACGGTGGTCTCCGGCCTCGCTCGCGGTATCGACGCTCGCGCCCACAAGGCCAGCCTGCGGACCGGCACGGTCGCCGTCATGGCCGGTGGTCAGGACCGGATCTACCCGGCGAGCCACGCGGCCCTGGTCGAGGCGATCCTGGCGGAGGGCGGCGCCGTCCTCGCCGAGATGCCGATGGGCTGGGAGCCCCGCGGGCGCGACTTTCCTCGGCGCAACCGGATCATCTCCGGCCTGTCCTACGGGACCGTGGTGGTGGAGGCCGCCCGGCGCTCCGGCTCGCTGATCACGGCGCGGTACGCCCTCGAGCAGAATCGGGAGGTCTTCGCCGTCCCGGGCTCGCCGCTCGACCCGCGCGCCGAGGGCACCAACGACCTGATCCGCCAGGGCGCCACCCTGGTCGCCGAGGTGTCCCACGTCCTCGAGGTGCTGGGCCCGATCATCGAGCGCGGCCCGGACGCCGAGGCGACGCCGGCGCGCGCGCGGCCGGACCTCGCAGAGCAGCCGGACTTCTGGGACGAGATCGCCCTCGACGCGGACGACGCGCCGCTTAACCCGCTCCCGCAGCGGCGCGCCGGCGCGTCCGCCCCGTGCCCCGCCCGGGACGACCGGCCACCGGAGCCGCAGGACGACCGGGCGCGGATCGTCGCGCTGCTCGGCCCGAGTCCGGTCGGCACCGACGAGCTGGCGCGGAGCGCCGGGGTCGGTGCCCGGATCGTGCAGAGCGTGCTGCTGGAATTGGAGCTCGACGGACGGATCGAGCGCCACGGCAGTGGCACCGTCTCTCTGATCAGCGGCTGA
- a CDS encoding DUF1656 domain-containing protein, which translates to MHEDIHVGGVLVTAFVAYALAAFVILVVLRLVFARIHFSRYVANAPLAEAGLYVCVLALLIAFI; encoded by the coding sequence ATGCACGAGGACATCCATGTCGGCGGAGTGCTGGTCACGGCCTTCGTCGCTTACGCGCTGGCCGCCTTCGTGATCCTGGTCGTCCTGCGCCTCGTCTTCGCCCGCATCCACTTCAGCCGCTACGTCGCCAACGCCCCGCTCGCCGAGGCCGGCCTCTACGTCTGTGTCCTCGCCCTCCTGATCGCGTTCATCTGA
- the plsY gene encoding glycerol-3-phosphate 1-O-acyltransferase PlsY, which translates to MPPDLATPAALGGLALGYALGSIPFGLILTKFAGLGDVRAIGSGNIGATNVLRTGRKGLAAATLLGDALKGTAAVLIARQLGEGPALAAGLGAFLGHLFPVWLGFKGGKGVATFIGVLLAFSPLALAAFAAIWLGLAFALRYSSLAALAASAATPLVLWALGAPTQALLFLLLGLLLWWKHAPNIRRLASGTEGRIGQKG; encoded by the coding sequence ATGCCGCCGGATCTCGCGACCCCGGCCGCCCTCGGCGGTCTCGCCCTCGGCTACGCCCTGGGCTCGATCCCGTTCGGGCTGATCCTCACGAAGTTCGCCGGCCTCGGCGACGTGCGGGCGATCGGCTCCGGCAATATCGGCGCCACCAACGTGCTGCGCACCGGCCGCAAGGGCCTCGCCGCGGCGACGCTGCTGGGCGACGCCCTCAAGGGCACGGCGGCCGTCCTCATCGCGCGCCAGCTGGGCGAGGGCCCGGCGCTCGCCGCGGGGCTCGGCGCCTTCCTCGGCCACCTCTTCCCGGTCTGGCTGGGCTTCAAGGGCGGCAAGGGCGTCGCGACCTTCATCGGGGTACTGCTCGCCTTCAGCCCGCTTGCCCTCGCGGCGTTCGCGGCGATCTGGCTCGGGCTCGCCTTCGCGCTCAGGTACTCGTCGCTGGCGGCGCTCGCCGCCTCGGCGGCTACGCCCCTCGTCCTCTGGGCGCTCGGTGCCCCGACACAGGCCTTGCTGTTCCTGCTCCTCGGCCTGCTGCTATGGTGGAAGCACGCGCCCAACATCCGCCGACTCGCGTCCGGCACCGAGGGGCGCATCGGCCAGAAGGGCTGA
- a CDS encoding SMI1/KNR4 family protein → MWDKVFEELAPGFVPDAAALDRAAEALGFALPASYRDFCRSCGVGLAGGQFRVAVPAPFEACDLVSQAALIAHSVGAAVAMLEDGAEPHRFDVEGGDAGIVERACFFGTGEDGSFLFWDVTGTDGEYDVWLLAPDLETVRFGGESLDDFFTRVTAPSAALVLGPGSEPLPARFEGVTEVTLARAAQAES, encoded by the coding sequence ATGTGGGACAAGGTTTTCGAGGAGCTCGCGCCGGGCTTCGTACCGGACGCGGCCGCCCTCGACCGCGCGGCCGAGGCGCTGGGCTTCGCCCTCCCGGCCTCCTATCGCGACTTCTGCCGGAGCTGCGGCGTCGGCCTCGCGGGGGGACAGTTCCGCGTCGCCGTGCCGGCGCCGTTCGAGGCCTGCGATCTGGTGAGCCAAGCGGCCCTCATCGCCCACAGCGTCGGCGCCGCGGTCGCCATGCTCGAGGACGGCGCGGAGCCGCATCGCTTCGACGTCGAGGGCGGCGATGCCGGTATCGTCGAGCGCGCCTGCTTCTTCGGCACCGGCGAGGATGGCAGCTTCCTGTTCTGGGACGTCACCGGGACCGACGGGGAATATGACGTCTGGCTGCTCGCGCCCGACCTGGAGACGGTGCGGTTCGGCGGCGAGAGCCTCGACGACTTCTTCACCCGGGTCACGGCACCGTCCGCGGCGCTGGTCCTGGGACCGGGTTCGGAGCCCCTCCCCGCCCGCTTCGAGGGCGTCACCGAGGTCACCCTCGCGCGCGCCGCGCAGGCGGAGTCATGA
- a CDS encoding HlyD family secretion protein, producing the protein MPDTTADEDDPKSASRDSAPGRSDPLPAVPRRGRAAKVFRLAATGAILLAAIVAAAFVWEFYVAAPWTRDGTVRVQVANIAPQVAGQIVEVRVQDNQTVRKGDVLYVIDPVDFEVAVTSADAEVKNREADLQVKNAQSARRQALTTVSTSIEEKQQFAGAAKIAEASLESAQAQLRQAKVNLERTQVKSTVNGRVTNLLMRVGDYARTGTSNISVIDTDSFWIDGYFEETKMPNIHVGDRADVKLMGFDPHLTGTVHSITLGISTANAAASTQGLPDVNPVYTWVRLAQRVPVRIRIDHVPAGVPLIAGMTATVFVNGGRGPAPNWFMNLRDRVSALTTPAAGPAQEAERR; encoded by the coding sequence ATGCCCGACACGACCGCCGACGAGGACGATCCGAAGTCCGCCTCCCGTGACAGCGCCCCCGGGCGGAGCGACCCGCTGCCCGCGGTGCCGCGCCGGGGCCGCGCCGCCAAGGTGTTCCGCCTCGCGGCCACGGGCGCGATCCTGCTGGCGGCGATCGTCGCGGCGGCCTTCGTGTGGGAATTCTACGTGGCGGCGCCCTGGACGCGCGACGGCACGGTCCGGGTGCAGGTCGCCAACATCGCGCCCCAGGTCGCCGGGCAGATCGTCGAGGTCCGGGTTCAGGACAACCAGACCGTCCGCAAGGGCGACGTCCTCTACGTCATCGATCCGGTCGACTTCGAGGTCGCGGTCACCTCGGCGGACGCCGAGGTGAAGAACCGCGAGGCCGACCTGCAGGTGAAGAACGCCCAGTCAGCCCGCCGGCAGGCGCTCACGACCGTGTCGACCTCGATCGAGGAGAAGCAGCAATTCGCCGGCGCCGCGAAGATCGCCGAGGCGTCGCTGGAGAGTGCCCAGGCGCAATTGCGGCAGGCCAAGGTGAACCTCGAGCGCACCCAGGTGAAGTCCACCGTCAACGGCCGGGTGACCAACCTGCTGATGCGCGTCGGCGACTACGCCCGGACCGGCACCTCGAACATCAGCGTAATCGACACCGATTCCTTCTGGATCGACGGCTATTTCGAGGAGACGAAGATGCCCAACATTCACGTCGGCGATCGCGCCGACGTGAAGCTGATGGGCTTCGACCCGCACCTGACCGGCACGGTCCACAGCATCACGCTCGGCATCTCCACGGCGAACGCCGCCGCCAGCACGCAGGGATTGCCGGACGTAAACCCGGTCTACACCTGGGTCCGCCTCGCTCAGCGGGTGCCGGTCCGCATCCGCATCGACCATGTCCCGGCGGGCGTCCCGCTCATCGCCGGCATGACCGCGACGGTGTTCGTCAATGGTGGCCGCGGCCCGGCGCCGAACTGGTTCATGAACTTGCGCGACCGCGTCTCCGCTCTGACCACGCCGGCGGCCGGGCCGGCCCAGGAGGCCGAGCGGCGCTGA
- the gatC gene encoding Asp-tRNA(Asn)/Glu-tRNA(Gln) amidotransferase subunit GatC gives MSVDEKTVRRIAHLARIAVTDDEVGPLQGELNAILAFVEQLGTVDVAGVEPMTSVTPMAMKKREDVVTEGGRAADVVANAPETEDNYFLVPKVVE, from the coding sequence ATGTCGGTCGACGAGAAGACGGTTCGGCGCATCGCGCATCTGGCGCGGATCGCGGTCACCGACGACGAAGTCGGGCCCCTGCAGGGCGAGCTGAACGCCATCCTGGCCTTCGTCGAGCAGCTCGGCACGGTCGACGTCGCGGGCGTCGAGCCGATGACCTCGGTGACGCCGATGGCGATGAAGAAGCGCGAGGACGTCGTCACGGAGGGCGGCCGCGCCGCCGACGTCGTCGCCAACGCGCCCGAGACCGAGGACAATTACTTCCTGGTCCCGAAGGTGGTCGAGTAG